One window of the Amycolatopsis mediterranei genome contains the following:
- a CDS encoding HelD family protein produces MSEPRVRRAEIAIEQAHVDRVYTRLDELKAQAEAMRTKGYEIGQGAQREAIFEQASMLFERDMMVHHANQTLQTLDAEYEGLVFGRLDDREGERTYVGRLGIRDAEFDNLVTDWRAPAAAAFYQATAEEPMDVVRRRVIRCSGQNVLDVDDDVLIADAVPEDMQIVGEGALMAALGRSRGEKMRDIVATIQKEQDEVIRAPWRGVTEITGGPGTGKTAVALHRAAYLLYRYRRQLGGAGVLVIGPSGVFTSYISRVLPSMGETNVELRALGEVLDGLEATRQDAAPLAAVKGSLRMRKVLLRALRDTPPEAPEEMRIVYRGEVLKLNARELEKVRRKAHTQGAPPNRSRIRAAEMLLDALAAKAEEHAKDDGRQLDRAELITDLGERIDFHRFLVVWWPVLYPAQILKWLADEKRLASAAKGVLNRQEISMLAADFADRSRGWSIADVALLDELRVLIGPEPKRKRRQVIEVELQRSGGAPTRPEHYDEYSHVVVDESQDLSPMQWRMVGRRGKYASWTVVGDPVQSSWPDPAEAASARDQAFGVKTARRRFTLRTNYRNSAEIFDLAAKVVAGHAESGELPVAVRRTGVEPEVRPVEAAGLAAATQAAVKELLGAVEGTVGVITAMDRVPEVAGWLPGLADERLKVVGSLDSKGLEYDAVVLVEPVDLITESTTGRRVLYVALTRATQQLIVLASNPDWIPAA; encoded by the coding sequence GTGTCCGAACCTCGGGTCAGACGGGCCGAGATCGCCATCGAACAAGCCCACGTCGATCGCGTTTACACCCGTCTGGACGAACTGAAGGCCCAGGCCGAGGCGATGCGTACGAAGGGCTACGAGATCGGCCAGGGAGCGCAGCGCGAGGCGATCTTCGAGCAGGCGTCGATGCTGTTCGAGCGCGACATGATGGTCCACCACGCCAACCAGACGCTGCAGACGCTCGACGCGGAGTACGAAGGCCTCGTCTTCGGCAGGCTCGACGACCGCGAGGGGGAACGCACCTACGTCGGCCGGCTCGGCATCCGCGACGCCGAGTTCGACAACCTCGTCACGGACTGGCGCGCGCCGGCCGCGGCGGCGTTCTACCAGGCCACGGCCGAGGAGCCGATGGACGTCGTGCGGCGGCGCGTGATCCGCTGCTCGGGCCAGAACGTCCTCGACGTCGACGACGACGTCCTGATCGCCGACGCCGTCCCCGAAGACATGCAGATCGTCGGCGAGGGCGCGCTGATGGCCGCGCTGGGCCGCTCGCGCGGCGAGAAGATGCGCGACATCGTCGCGACCATCCAGAAGGAGCAGGACGAGGTCATCCGGGCGCCGTGGCGGGGCGTCACCGAGATCACCGGCGGCCCGGGCACCGGCAAGACCGCGGTCGCGCTGCACCGCGCCGCCTACCTGCTCTACCGCTACCGCCGTCAGCTCGGCGGGGCCGGGGTGCTGGTCATCGGGCCGTCGGGCGTGTTCACCAGCTACATCTCGCGGGTCCTCCCCTCCATGGGTGAAACGAACGTCGAACTGCGCGCGCTCGGCGAAGTCCTCGACGGGCTGGAGGCGACGCGGCAGGACGCGGCGCCGCTCGCCGCGGTCAAGGGGTCGCTGCGGATGCGGAAGGTGCTGCTGCGCGCGCTGCGCGACACGCCGCCGGAAGCGCCGGAGGAGATGCGGATCGTCTACCGCGGCGAGGTGCTGAAGCTGAACGCGCGCGAGCTGGAGAAGGTCCGCCGCAAGGCCCACACGCAGGGCGCGCCGCCGAACCGGTCGCGGATCCGGGCCGCCGAGATGCTGCTGGACGCCCTCGCCGCGAAGGCCGAGGAGCACGCGAAGGACGACGGCAGGCAGCTCGACCGCGCCGAGCTGATCACCGACCTGGGCGAGCGGATCGACTTCCACCGCTTCCTCGTCGTGTGGTGGCCGGTGCTGTACCCGGCGCAGATCCTCAAGTGGCTGGCCGACGAAAAGCGGCTGGCCTCGGCGGCGAAGGGCGTCCTGAACCGCCAGGAGATCTCGATGCTGGCCGCGGACTTCGCGGACCGGTCGCGGGGCTGGTCGATCGCGGACGTGGCGCTGCTGGACGAGCTGCGCGTCCTGATCGGGCCGGAGCCGAAGCGCAAGCGGCGCCAGGTGATCGAGGTCGAGCTGCAGCGCTCGGGCGGCGCGCCGACGCGGCCGGAGCACTACGACGAGTACTCGCACGTGGTCGTCGACGAGTCGCAGGACCTTTCACCGATGCAGTGGCGGATGGTGGGCCGTCGCGGCAAGTACGCGAGCTGGACGGTGGTCGGCGACCCGGTGCAGAGCTCGTGGCCGGACCCGGCGGAGGCGGCTTCGGCGCGGGACCAGGCGTTCGGCGTCAAGACGGCCCGGCGCCGGTTCACGCTGCGCACGAACTACCGGAACTCGGCGGAGATCTTCGACCTGGCGGCGAAGGTGGTGGCCGGGCACGCGGAGTCCGGTGAGCTGCCGGTGGCGGTCCGCCGCACCGGCGTGGAGCCGGAGGTCCGCCCGGTGGAGGCGGCCGGCCTGGCCGCGGCGACGCAGGCGGCGGTGAAGGAACTGCTGGGCGCGGTCGAGGGCACGGTCGGCGTCATCACGGCGATGGACCGGGTGCCGGAGGTCGCGGGCTGGCTGCCGGGGCTGGCGGACGAGCGGCTGAAGGTCGTGGGCAGCCTGGATTCGAAGGGCCTGGAGTACGACGCGGTGGTGCTGGTGGAGCCGGTCGACCTGATCACCGAATCGACGACCGGCCGCCGGGTGCTGTACGTGGCGCTGACCCGCGCGACGCAGCAGCTGATCGTGCTGGCCTCGAACCCGGACTGGATCCCGGCCGCCTGA
- the rsmD gene encoding 16S rRNA (guanine(966)-N(2))-methyltransferase RsmD → MTRIVAGTAGGRRLKVPPKGTRPTSERVREALFNALGTAGELDGARVLDLYAGSGALGLEALSRGAADALFVESDRRAVEVLRGNVAALGLGGTVRAGQVEAVVAAPAPASFDLVLADPPYAVDAAALGSVLAALAAGGWLGSSALVVIERAARDGEPDWPPGFEQARAKKYGDTAVFWAEYTAVA, encoded by the coding sequence GTGACCAGGATCGTGGCCGGGACGGCGGGCGGGCGGCGGCTGAAGGTGCCGCCGAAGGGCACCCGGCCGACGTCGGAACGCGTGCGGGAAGCCCTGTTCAACGCCCTCGGGACGGCCGGCGAGCTGGACGGCGCCCGCGTCCTCGACCTCTACGCCGGGTCCGGCGCGCTCGGCCTGGAAGCCCTCTCCCGCGGCGCGGCGGACGCGCTGTTCGTGGAGTCCGACCGGCGCGCGGTGGAGGTCCTGCGCGGCAACGTCGCGGCGCTGGGGCTGGGCGGCACGGTCCGGGCCGGGCAGGTCGAGGCGGTGGTCGCGGCGCCCGCGCCCGCCTCGTTCGACCTCGTGCTCGCCGACCCGCCGTACGCCGTGGACGCGGCGGCGCTCGGCTCCGTCCTGGCGGCGCTGGCCGCGGGCGGCTGGCTGGGGTCGTCGGCCCTGGTGGTGATCGAGCGCGCAGCCCGTGACGGCGAGCCGGACTGGCCGCCGGGCTTCGAGCAGGCGCGCGCGAAGAAGTACGGCGACACGGCCGTCTTCTGGGCGGAGTACACGGCTGTGGCGTGA
- the coaD gene encoding pantetheine-phosphate adenylyltransferase — MRRAVCPGSYDPATNGHLDIIERASVLFDEVVVAVGVNRTKKGLFEVSERLDMLREITAKLPNVRVDSWEGLLVDYCRDHDIAAVAKGLRSVSDFDYELQMAQMNRELTGVETLLMANNPAYGFVSSSLVKEVAALGGDIEHLVPAIVYERLSEKFPKLGR; from the coding sequence ATGCGGCGTGCGGTCTGTCCCGGTTCCTACGACCCGGCCACCAACGGCCACCTCGACATCATCGAACGGGCGAGCGTGCTGTTCGACGAGGTCGTCGTCGCGGTGGGGGTGAACCGGACGAAGAAGGGGCTGTTCGAGGTCTCCGAACGGCTCGACATGCTCCGCGAAATCACCGCGAAGCTGCCGAACGTGCGGGTCGACTCCTGGGAGGGCCTGCTGGTCGACTACTGCCGCGACCACGACATCGCGGCGGTCGCCAAGGGCCTGCGCTCGGTCAGCGACTTCGACTACGAGCTGCAGATGGCGCAGATGAACCGCGAGCTCACCGGCGTCGAGACGCTGCTGATGGCCAACAACCCGGCGTACGGCTTCGTGTCCAGCTCGCTGGTCAAGGAGGTCGCCGCGCTCGGCGGCGACATCGAGCACCTCGTGCCGGCGATCGTCTACGAGCGGCTGTCGGAGAAGTTCCCCAAGCTCGGGCGCTGA
- a CDS encoding ribonuclease domain-containing protein: protein MANYRSRLVAVLFALLATLFAGVTAASAASPAVVAQNACGNLSGYSHTTLSALPPEATTTYHLIQTDGPFPYPKNDGVVFDNREGVLPACASGYYHEYTVPTPGSSTRGTRRIVTGSAGEYFYTGDHYATFKVIDIGGGTTHACGDLSGLAKIGYSQLSSAARTVVDDVRNGTSAGTTYENREGVLPACASGYYKLFAVGTNDRVISGKAGELAYTPDHYATFKRIDLNS from the coding sequence ATGGCCAACTACCGATCACGCCTGGTCGCGGTCCTCTTCGCGCTCCTCGCCACGCTGTTCGCCGGGGTCACCGCCGCCTCCGCGGCTTCCCCCGCCGTCGTCGCGCAGAACGCCTGCGGGAACCTCTCCGGCTACTCGCACACGACGCTCTCGGCGCTGCCGCCCGAAGCGACGACGACGTACCACCTGATCCAGACGGACGGGCCGTTCCCGTACCCGAAGAACGACGGCGTCGTCTTCGACAACCGCGAAGGCGTCCTCCCGGCCTGCGCGTCGGGCTACTACCACGAGTACACGGTGCCCACACCGGGCTCGAGCACCCGCGGCACGCGCCGCATCGTGACCGGCAGCGCCGGCGAGTACTTCTACACCGGCGACCACTACGCCACCTTCAAGGTCATCGACATCGGCGGCGGTACGACGCACGCCTGCGGTGACCTCTCGGGCCTGGCGAAGATCGGCTACTCGCAGCTGTCGTCGGCGGCCCGCACGGTCGTCGACGACGTCCGGAACGGCACCTCGGCGGGCACGACCTACGAGAACCGCGAAGGCGTGCTCCCGGCCTGCGCGTCCGGCTACTACAAGCTCTTCGCCGTCGGCACGAACGACCGCGTGATCTCCGGCAAGGCGGGCGAGCTGGCCTACACGCCCGACCACTACGCCACCTTCAAGCGGATCGACCTGAATTCCTGA
- a CDS encoding SigE family RNA polymerase sigma factor, translated as MRAADDADFREFARARALTLRRTAYLLCGDWHLAEDLVQNALLKLYRVWPKITRRGPVDNYARQVLLRCWLDESRRPWRRRERRDGVVPDQPTSSPEAGISDPLLRALAEVPPKQRAAVVLRYCAGLPAAEVAEVLRCSEGTVRSQAARGLETLRGVLEHSAERSA; from the coding sequence ATGCGGGCTGCGGACGACGCGGACTTCCGGGAGTTCGCCCGAGCGCGGGCTTTGACGCTGAGACGGACGGCGTACCTGCTGTGCGGCGACTGGCACCTCGCGGAGGACCTGGTCCAGAACGCCCTGCTCAAGCTGTACCGGGTCTGGCCGAAGATCACCCGGCGCGGGCCCGTCGACAACTACGCCCGGCAGGTCCTGCTGCGCTGCTGGCTCGACGAATCCCGGCGGCCGTGGCGGCGGCGCGAACGCCGTGACGGCGTCGTGCCGGACCAGCCCACTTCCTCGCCCGAGGCCGGGATTTCCGACCCGCTCCTGCGCGCCCTCGCCGAGGTTCCGCCGAAGCAGCGCGCCGCCGTCGTCCTCCGCTACTGCGCCGGCCTCCCGGCGGCGGAGGTCGCGGAGGTGCTGCGCTGCTCGGAGGGAACCGTCCGGAGCCAGGCCGCCCGCGGGCTCGAGACCCTCCGGGGCGTGCTCGAGCACAGTGCGGAGAGGAGCGCGTGA
- a CDS encoding DivIVA domain-containing protein → MYRVFEALDELVTIVEEARGVPMTASCVVPRGDVLELLDDVRDALPAEIDDAQDVLDKRDDLIHAARKEAGETVAGANAEAERAIADATDEAERILADARARAEQMLADAHDQADRTVAAGQAEYQNLTDRSRAESERMIQAGRDAYDRAIEDGRAEQARLVAQTEVVQAAHAESARIVDEAHAEADRQRADCDAYVDGKLAEFSELLATTLRTVDSGRNHLRSPANLPSSGGRPTLYDYQV, encoded by the coding sequence GTGTACCGGGTTTTCGAGGCGCTCGACGAGCTCGTCACGATCGTCGAGGAGGCGCGCGGCGTCCCGATGACGGCCAGCTGCGTCGTGCCCCGGGGTGATGTGCTCGAGCTCCTCGACGACGTCCGCGACGCACTGCCGGCGGAGATCGACGACGCCCAGGACGTCCTCGACAAGCGCGACGACCTGATCCACGCGGCCCGCAAGGAAGCGGGCGAGACGGTGGCGGGCGCGAACGCCGAGGCCGAGCGCGCGATCGCCGACGCGACGGACGAGGCGGAGCGCATCCTCGCCGACGCGCGGGCCCGGGCGGAGCAGATGCTCGCCGACGCGCACGACCAGGCCGACCGCACGGTGGCGGCGGGCCAGGCGGAGTACCAGAACCTCACGGACCGCTCCCGCGCCGAGTCCGAGCGCATGATCCAGGCCGGCCGCGACGCGTACGACCGGGCCATCGAAGACGGCCGCGCCGAGCAGGCGCGCCTGGTGGCCCAGACCGAGGTGGTCCAGGCGGCCCACGCGGAATCGGCCCGCATCGTGGACGAGGCCCACGCGGAGGCGGACCGCCAGCGAGCGGACTGCGACGCGTACGTGGACGGCAAGCTGGCGGAGTTCTCGGAGCTGCTGGCGACCACGCTGCGGACGGTCGATTCGGGCCGCAACCACCTGCGTTCGCCGGCGAACCTGCCGAGCTCGGGCGGCCGGCCGACCCTCTACGACTACCAGGTGTGA
- a CDS encoding YceD family protein has protein sequence MSENKTPQLDDRSPWVIDTRELGRHAGLSRALQRSVPVETPLGVPDVITIEAGSELELDLLLESVVEGVLVSGTAKALAKGTCARCLDPLTEEVEVEVQELFAYPGSATEETTDEDEIPRLIDDRIDLEPIVRDAVVLALPLAPLCTEDCAGLCIECGVKWADLEPGHGHEKIDPRWAALVERFDENAGEKPGPS, from the coding sequence ATGTCCGAGAACAAGACCCCCCAGCTCGACGACCGCAGCCCGTGGGTGATCGACACCCGTGAGCTCGGCCGTCACGCCGGCCTCAGCCGCGCCCTCCAGCGCAGCGTGCCGGTGGAGACGCCGCTCGGCGTCCCCGATGTCATCACCATCGAAGCCGGCTCCGAGCTGGAACTCGACCTGCTCCTCGAGTCCGTCGTCGAAGGCGTCCTCGTCAGCGGTACCGCGAAAGCCCTGGCGAAGGGCACCTGCGCCCGCTGCCTCGACCCGCTGACCGAAGAGGTCGAGGTCGAGGTCCAGGAGCTGTTCGCCTACCCGGGGTCGGCCACCGAGGAGACCACGGACGAGGACGAGATCCCCCGGCTGATCGACGACCGGATCGACCTCGAGCCCATCGTCCGCGACGCCGTCGTGCTGGCCTTGCCGCTGGCGCCGCTGTGCACCGAAGACTGCGCCGGGCTCTGCATCGAGTGCGGCGTCAAGTGGGCCGATCTCGAGCCCGGACACGGGCATGAGAAGATAGACCCTCGGTGGGCCGCACTGGTCGAGCGCTTCGACGAAAATGCGGGCGAAAAGCCCGGGCCCAGCTGA
- the rpmF gene encoding 50S ribosomal protein L32 has protein sequence MAVPKRKMSRSNTRSRRSQWKAAPVQLVPCSNRACKQPKLQHIACPSCGQHNGRQVVEPA, from the coding sequence GTGGCCGTCCCGAAGCGGAAGATGTCGCGATCCAACACGCGCTCCCGCCGCAGCCAGTGGAAGGCGGCTCCGGTGCAGCTGGTGCCCTGCTCCAACCGCGCCTGCAAGCAGCCGAAGCTCCAGCACATCGCGTGCCCGTCGTGCGGCCAGCACAACGGCCGCCAGGTCGTCGAGCCCGCCTGA
- the rnc gene encoding ribonuclease III, which produces MGGKTPGGPPADPAPLLEALGVILDPELLRLSLTHRSYAYENGGLPPNERLEFLGDAVLGLVVTDHLYNTHPDLPEGQLAKLRASVVNMHALARVARGLGEGGLGAHLLLGKGEELTGGRDKASILADGLEAVIGAVYLEHGIEIARKLVHHLFDGLLAEAPLRGAGLDWKTSLQELTASAGLGVPEYKVEDTGPDHRKEFTATVLVAGRPLGHGAGSTKKEAEQKAAETAWRSLSAEVEAQKKAEPES; this is translated from the coding sequence ATGGGGGGCAAGACGCCCGGGGGACCACCAGCCGATCCGGCGCCGTTGCTCGAAGCGCTCGGGGTCATCCTCGACCCCGAGCTGCTCCGGCTGTCGCTGACCCACCGTTCGTACGCGTACGAAAACGGGGGGCTGCCGCCGAACGAGCGGCTGGAATTCCTCGGTGACGCCGTGCTCGGCCTCGTCGTCACCGATCACCTCTACAACACGCATCCCGACCTGCCCGAAGGCCAGCTCGCGAAGCTCCGCGCCAGCGTCGTCAACATGCACGCACTGGCGCGGGTGGCGCGCGGGCTCGGCGAGGGCGGCCTCGGTGCGCACCTGCTGCTCGGCAAGGGCGAGGAGCTCACCGGCGGCCGGGACAAGGCGAGCATCCTCGCCGACGGGCTGGAGGCGGTGATCGGGGCCGTGTACCTCGAACACGGCATCGAGATCGCGCGCAAGCTCGTGCACCACCTCTTCGACGGCCTGCTCGCCGAAGCGCCGCTGCGCGGGGCCGGGCTCGACTGGAAGACGAGCCTGCAGGAGCTGACCGCGTCGGCCGGTCTCGGCGTGCCCGAGTACAAGGTCGAGGACACCGGACCGGACCACCGCAAGGAGTTCACGGCCACGGTGCTCGTCGCGGGCCGTCCCCTCGGCCACGGTGCCGGGTCGACGAAGAAGGAAGCCGAGCAGAAGGCCGCCGAGACGGCCTGGCGCTCGCTGTCCGCCGAAGTCGAGGCGCAGAAGAAGGCCGAACCGGAGTCCTGA
- a CDS encoding polysaccharide lyase 6 family protein gives MRLFFVPLIAAALVVVPGPAASAAQVRVTSLAALQSAMDKANPGDTIVLADGSYSAGSTLSIKRSGTSTAPVTVAAEHTGQATITGSKTFAFASGVSNVVLRGFKFRGSAKLSVPAGASNNRLTRNDFQLTADGNWVTVSGDDTVVDRNVFQNRTSQGVFLQILGPSGAMAKRVHVHHNYFYNHQFSGSNGGESIRLGLSDHQSYTANALIENNLFEKADGDSEAISVKSSDNVVRYNTIRDSRGYIVLRHGNRSTVEGNVLFGSGIRFHGNDHKIVNNYVANSGGRAIVFGSGDEADSGPTSKLHDRPDRDTVAYNTVIGSSSVIDGDGGNFKPKDCVVADNIVEGTSGTLVTLPSGSTVKYEGNITSGGTAGIPSRSVDPKLVKDAAGLYRLASGSPAIDAGVGSYPFAAKDFDLQARGGAYDVGADEYFATGATRVPLTKADVGPSAP, from the coding sequence ATGCGTCTGTTCTTCGTCCCCTTGATCGCCGCGGCGCTCGTCGTCGTGCCCGGACCGGCGGCCTCGGCCGCGCAGGTCCGCGTCACTTCGCTGGCGGCGCTGCAGTCCGCAATGGACAAAGCGAACCCCGGCGACACGATCGTGCTGGCCGACGGCTCCTACTCCGCGGGCTCGACGCTGTCGATCAAGCGGTCCGGCACGTCCACCGCGCCCGTGACCGTCGCCGCGGAGCACACCGGCCAGGCGACCATCACCGGCTCGAAGACGTTCGCCTTCGCGAGCGGCGTCTCCAACGTGGTGCTGCGCGGCTTCAAGTTCCGGGGCAGTGCAAAGCTGAGCGTCCCGGCCGGCGCGTCGAACAACCGGCTGACCCGCAACGACTTCCAGCTCACCGCGGACGGCAACTGGGTGACGGTCAGCGGCGACGACACCGTGGTCGACCGCAACGTCTTCCAGAACCGCACCAGCCAGGGCGTGTTCCTGCAGATCCTCGGGCCGTCCGGCGCCATGGCGAAGCGCGTTCACGTGCACCACAACTACTTCTACAACCACCAGTTCAGCGGTTCCAACGGTGGTGAGTCGATCAGGCTGGGCCTCAGCGACCACCAGTCGTACACGGCCAACGCGCTGATCGAGAACAACCTGTTCGAGAAGGCCGACGGCGACAGCGAAGCGATTTCCGTCAAGTCGTCCGACAACGTGGTGCGGTACAACACGATCCGGGACAGCAGGGGCTACATCGTGCTGCGCCACGGCAACCGCAGCACCGTCGAGGGCAATGTGCTGTTCGGCTCCGGCATCCGGTTCCACGGCAACGACCACAAGATCGTCAACAACTACGTGGCGAACTCCGGCGGGCGGGCGATCGTGTTCGGTTCCGGCGACGAAGCCGACAGCGGTCCCACGAGCAAGCTGCACGACCGCCCGGACCGTGACACCGTCGCCTACAACACGGTGATCGGGTCCAGCAGTGTCATCGACGGCGACGGCGGGAACTTCAAGCCGAAGGACTGCGTGGTCGCGGACAACATCGTCGAGGGGACGTCGGGAACGCTCGTGACGCTGCCGAGCGGGTCGACGGTCAAGTACGAAGGCAACATCACCTCCGGCGGCACCGCGGGGATCCCGTCCCGGTCGGTGGATCCGAAGCTGGTCAAGGACGCGGCGGGGCTGTACCGGCTGGCTTCGGGCAGCCCGGCGATCGACGCGGGCGTGGGCTCGTACCCGTTCGCCGCGAAGGACTTCGACCTGCAGGCACGCGGCGGTGCTTACGACGTCGGCGCCGACGAGTACTTCGCGACGGGCGCGACGCGGGTCCCGCTGACGAAGGCGGACGTCGGCCCCAGCGCTCCGTAG
- the mutM gene encoding bifunctional DNA-formamidopyrimidine glycosylase/DNA-(apurinic or apyrimidinic site) lyase gives MPELPEVEVVRLGLQVHVAGRTIREAEVLHPRAIRRHALGAEDFTQRLAGTRVEAARRRGKYLWLELSDKEALLAHLGMSGQMLVQPEGAPDEKHLRVRLRFEDDGPELRFVDQRTFGGLALDDLSDIGSEVLLPDTIAHIARDPMDPEFDLDAAVRALRSRRTEVKRALLDQTLVSGIGNIYADEALWRARLHWARPTEKLTMAKGRELLSAASDVMNAALGAGGTSFDALYVNVNGQSGYFDRSLDAYGQEGMPCHRCGTAIRREPFMNRSSFSCPRCQPRPRANSG, from the coding sequence ATGCCCGAACTTCCCGAGGTCGAAGTCGTCCGCCTGGGCCTGCAGGTGCACGTCGCGGGGCGGACCATCCGCGAGGCGGAGGTCCTGCACCCGCGCGCCATCCGCCGGCACGCCCTGGGCGCGGAGGACTTCACGCAGCGGCTCGCCGGCACCCGCGTCGAGGCGGCGCGGCGCCGGGGCAAGTACCTGTGGCTGGAGCTGTCCGACAAGGAAGCGCTGCTGGCCCACCTCGGCATGAGCGGGCAGATGCTCGTCCAGCCGGAGGGCGCGCCCGACGAGAAGCACCTGCGGGTGCGCCTGCGCTTCGAGGACGACGGGCCGGAGCTGCGGTTCGTCGACCAGCGGACGTTCGGCGGCCTGGCGCTCGACGACCTCAGTGATATCGGCAGCGAGGTCCTGCTCCCGGACACGATCGCGCACATCGCCCGCGACCCGATGGACCCGGAGTTCGACCTCGACGCGGCGGTGCGCGCGCTGCGGTCGCGGCGCACCGAGGTCAAGCGGGCGCTGCTCGACCAGACGCTCGTGTCGGGCATCGGCAACATCTACGCGGACGAAGCCTTGTGGCGCGCCCGCCTGCACTGGGCTCGGCCGACCGAAAAGCTGACCATGGCGAAGGGCCGCGAACTGCTGTCCGCGGCGTCGGACGTGATGAACGCGGCGCTGGGCGCGGGCGGCACGTCGTTCGATGCGCTGTACGTGAACGTCAACGGGCAATCGGGGTACTTCGACCGGTCGCTGGACGCGTACGGCCAGGAAGGGATGCCGTGCCACCGGTGCGGCACGGCGATCCGGCGGGAGCCGTTCATGAACCGGTCGTCGTTCTCGTGCCCGCGGTGCCAGCCGCGGCCGAGGGCGAACTCGGGTTGA
- a CDS encoding helix-turn-helix domain-containing protein: MVKEPGKSTLADKIDRLFHVVRRPDREPYSNEEVAKACREATGESFSTTYLWQLRTGRRDNPTKRHLEALAQFFGVPPAYFFDDEQSRKIAEELALLGALRDAGVRDLALRAVTLSSDGLDTISDMIDAIARREAGRGGPKKES; encoded by the coding sequence GTGGTCAAGGAGCCCGGAAAGTCGACGCTGGCCGACAAGATCGACCGGCTGTTCCACGTGGTCCGCAGGCCCGATCGGGAGCCGTACAGCAACGAAGAGGTCGCCAAGGCCTGCCGCGAAGCGACGGGCGAGAGCTTTTCGACGACGTACCTGTGGCAGCTGCGCACGGGCCGCCGCGACAACCCGACCAAGCGGCACCTCGAGGCACTGGCGCAGTTCTTCGGAGTCCCCCCGGCGTACTTCTTCGACGACGAGCAGAGCCGGAAGATCGCGGAGGAGCTGGCCCTGCTGGGCGCCCTGCGCGACGCGGGGGTCCGGGATCTGGCGTTGCGCGCGGTGACGTTGTCCTCGGACGGCCTGGACACGATCAGCGACATGATCGACGCGATCGCCCGGAGGGAGGCCGGCCGCGGCGGCCCGAAGAAGGAGAGCTGA
- a CDS encoding MAB_1171c family putative transporter: MIETLAYYLCTAGFAGFGYKLIEARRSQPVRTMWFLAGFGTCIAAGILVLTPAMSALAGPGPVAEWVLNLAGDELKLGAIGFAVAFTQSVWRGDGARLAPHALFTAATMVLLAACFALSEPRRVGDDTIFSDAALPFAVGDKVLFLVYSLISLGLLLAVFVRSAWHAEPGPLRAGLWLLVVGVGAAAAWTFWDVDDVVQLARTGRIGAREDLPSSVLAAVTIVFVAAGATLSAWSPAVSSVVGRVRAYRAYRRIEPLWTALRTAVPGIALDPGRKLAGGAEFALYRRVIEIRDGHLALRAHFDPDLPARAEAAARRAGVREAEVAATVEAVTLAAAIEAGRAGRRFAREPDHPAEPDTAADVATEAAWLVQVSRAWRRRDAVVERVEAATPG, encoded by the coding sequence GTGATCGAAACCCTCGCCTACTACCTCTGCACGGCGGGCTTCGCCGGGTTCGGGTACAAGCTGATCGAGGCACGCCGCAGCCAGCCGGTGCGCACGATGTGGTTCCTCGCCGGCTTCGGCACCTGCATCGCCGCCGGCATCCTCGTGCTGACGCCGGCGATGTCGGCACTGGCCGGCCCGGGCCCGGTGGCCGAGTGGGTCCTGAACCTGGCCGGCGACGAGCTGAAGCTGGGCGCGATCGGGTTCGCGGTCGCCTTCACGCAGTCGGTGTGGCGCGGCGACGGCGCCCGGCTCGCCCCGCACGCGCTGTTCACCGCGGCGACGATGGTGCTGCTCGCGGCGTGCTTCGCGCTTTCCGAACCGCGGCGCGTGGGCGACGACACGATCTTTTCGGACGCCGCCCTGCCGTTCGCCGTGGGCGACAAGGTGCTGTTCCTGGTGTACAGCCTGATCAGCCTCGGCCTGCTGCTCGCGGTGTTCGTCCGCAGCGCGTGGCACGCGGAGCCGGGACCGCTGCGCGCCGGCCTGTGGTTGCTGGTCGTCGGCGTGGGCGCGGCGGCGGCGTGGACGTTCTGGGACGTCGACGACGTCGTGCAGCTGGCCCGGACGGGGCGGATCGGCGCCCGCGAGGACCTGCCGTCCTCGGTGCTCGCGGCCGTGACGATCGTCTTCGTGGCGGCGGGGGCCACGCTCAGCGCGTGGTCACCGGCGGTGTCGTCGGTGGTCGGCCGGGTCCGGGCGTACCGGGCGTACCGCCGCATCGAGCCGCTGTGGACGGCGTTGCGCACGGCGGTCCCGGGCATCGCCCTCGACCCGGGCCGCAAACTGGCGGGCGGCGCGGAGTTCGCGCTGTACCGCAGGGTCATCGAAATCCGCGACGGCCACCTGGCGCTGCGAGCCCACTTCGACCCGGACCTCCCGGCCCGGGCGGAGGCGGCGGCGCGCCGGGCGGGAGTCCGCGAGGCCGAGGTGGCGGCGACGGTGGAAGCGGTAACCCTGGCAGCGGCGATCGAGGCGGGCCGCGCGGGCCGCCGCTTCGCCCGCGAACCCGACCACCCGGCGGAACCGGACACGGCAGCGGACGTGGCCACCGAGGCGGCTTGGCTGGTCCAGGTGAGCCGGGCCTGGCGCCGCCGCGACGCGGTGGTGGAGCGGGTGGAGGCGGCCACGCCCGGCTAG